TACATTATACGTATGTACAGTTATCGCAGTTTGTTTGTTCTTTACTTCAATTGAACTTGGACATGGAATGGCCAATTTTATAATCGTTCAAGGATCTAAAAGCTGGaacgagccaatgtttgcgaaaatccatggaaaccagttaaataacactgctgacaaaaattggatcgcagatttttatatttccgttcaaaaattaatgttttatgcattttccttaaaccgttagtaacggaaatatgaaaatctacgatctgattttttgtcaccaACCTTATATCATCGGtctgcagatatttacgcaaaaatttgctctttccaagtcaaaaaataaaaaaaagttgtaaacatggtagatctgtgaaagtgcagctttaaaccgtttcaaatgataccaacttGAAATGGAGTGACCAGGCGACAAACACCCAAAAAATTGTACATTAGGTACCTCAGGTGCTGAACACTAGACTTATACCTTTAAGTTGAAAATGAAACTGGGTACAGTAGCCAAAATAAACAACCATGGATCCAACAATAAACTACCCCGGGCCCAGCAGCCGAATATAACCTGCCCCAAGCACGCCGAGCAGCCGAATATAACCTGCCCCAAGCACGCCGAGCAGCCGAATATAACCTGCCACAAGCACGCCGAGCAGCCGAATATAACCTGCCCCAAGCACGCCGAGCAGCCGAATATAACCTGCCACAAGCACGCCGAGCAGCCGAATATAACCTGCCACAAGCACGCCGAGCAGCCGAATATAACCTGCCACAAGCACGCCGAGCAGCCGAATATAACCTGCCACAAGCACGCCGAGCAGCCGAATATAACCTGCCACAAGCACGCCGAGCAGCCGAATATAACCTGCCACAAGCACGCCGAGCAGCCGAATATAACCTGCCACAAGCACGCCGAGCAGCCGAATATAACCTGCCACAAGCACGCCGAGCAGCCGAATATAACCTGCCCCAAGCACGCCGAGCAGCCGAATATAACCTGCCACAAGCACGCCGAGCAGCCGAATTTAACTATTGTGGCCCCAGCAGCGTCATATCTACCTTGGGCCGAGCAGTCAAACATTAATAACTATGGACCTAGCTGCTCAAAAATTATACCCTGGGCACAGTAGCAAAAACTAAATTACCCCAGACATAGCAGGTTAATAATCCCTGGGCCCGGCAGCCCATAATAACTCACCTCTGGCCCACCATGGTCTTGTTTAAAGACGCATTAAATTAAGAACCTAACATTCACACAGCAAGAGCTAAACtacgccacaagacaacatatcacATAAAAATCAGATACCCAATTTTTGCTTCACTACGCCACAAGACAGCTTAACACATGCCACTCAATCTCCAATATTCGCTTTACTACGCAACAAGACACTCATGACATTAAAATAAGATCCTAAGTACCCGCTTCACTACGccacaacacaacacacatTAAAGAAAGTCAGATACCCAATACTCACTTCACTACGCCACAAGACAACCTATCACATTAAAGTCAGATACCCAATACTCGCTTCACTacgcaacaagacaacatatcaCATTAAAGTCAGATCCCAAATACTCGATTCACCACGCCACAAGACAACCTATCACATTAAAGTCTGATCCCAAATACTCGCTTTACcacgccacaagacaacatatctcATTATAACCATATCCCCAATACTCGCCTCACCACGCCGcaagacaacatacatgtattcaattttaACCATATTCCCAATACTCGCTTCACTACGCCACAAGAAAACCTATCACATTAAAGTCAGATCCCAAATACTCGCTTCACTACG
The sequence above is drawn from the Mya arenaria isolate MELC-2E11 chromosome 14, ASM2691426v1 genome and encodes:
- the LOC128216050 gene encoding uncharacterized protein LOC128216050, translated to MKLGTVAKINNHGSNNKLPRAQQPNITCPKHAEQPNITCPKHAEQPNITCHKHAEQPNITCPKHAEQPNITCHKHAEQPNITCHKHAEQPNITCHKHAEQPNITCHKHAEQPNITCHKHAEQPNITCHKHAEQPNITCHKHAEQPNITCHKHAEQPNITCPKHAEQPNITCHKHAEQPNLTIVAPAASYLPWAEQSNINNYGPSCSKIIPWAQ